The Glycine soja cultivar W05 chromosome 6, ASM419377v2, whole genome shotgun sequence genome has a window encoding:
- the LOC114414931 gene encoding probable CCR4-associated factor 1 homolog 7 — translation MSILPKGDSVQIREVWNDNLEEEFALIREIVDEYNYVAMDTEFPGVVLRPVGNFKNINDYNYQTLKDNVDMLKLIQLGLTFSDENGNLPTCGTESTCIWQFNFREFNISEDIFASDSIELLRQCGIDFKKNSEKGIDVNRFGELLMSSGIVLNDAVHWVTFHSGYDFGYLLKLLTCRSLPETQAGFFDLIKMYFPMVYDIKHLMKFCNSLHGGLNKLAELLEVERVGVCHQAGSDSLLTSCTFRKLRDAFFSGSTEKYAGVLYGLGVESGQTN, via the coding sequence ATGTCGATTTTACCGAAAGGCGATTCGGTTCAAATCAGGGAAGTTTGGAACGATAACCTCGAGGAGGAGTTCGCGTTGATCCGTGAAATCGTGGACGAGTATAACTACGTGGCGATGGATACCGAGTTCCCCGGCGTGGTTCTCCGTCCGGTGGGGAATTTCAAGAACATCAACGACTACAACTACCAAACCTTGAAGGACAACGTGGACATGTTGAAGCTGATCCAATTAGGTCTCACTTTCTCCGACGAGAACGGTAACCTCCCTACCTGCGGCACGGAGAGCACCTGCATCTGGCAATTCAACTTCCGCGAGTTCAACATCAGCGAAGACATCTTCGCGAGCGACTCGATCGAGTTGCTGCGCCAGTGCGGGATCGACTTCAAGAAGAACAGCGAGAAAGGGATCGACGTGAACCGGTTCGGGGAGCTCCTCATGTCCTCCGGGATCGTGTTGAACGACGCCGTGCACTGGGTTACCTTCCACAGCGGGTACGATTTCGGGTACCTCCTGAAGCTGTTGACATGCCGGAGCTTGCCGGAGACGCAGGCCGGGTTCTTCGATCTGATCAAGATGTATTTTCCGATGGTGTATGACATCAAGCACCTGATGAAGTTCTGCAACAGCCTCCACGGAGGGTTGAACAAGCTCGCGGAGTTGTTGGAGGTTGAGAGGGTTGGCGTGTGCCATCAGGCTGGGTCTGATAGTTTACTCACTTCTTGTACATTTAGAAAGTTGAGGGATGCGTTCTTCAGTGGCTCCACGGAGAAATATGCTGGTGTCTTGTATGGTTTAGGTGTTGAGAGTGGACAGactaattga